The following nucleotide sequence is from Vanrija pseudolonga chromosome 4, complete sequence.
ccgtcgcgccgtcgcgtaGAGGGTGGACGCAGCGGCCCGCTCCCAGTCGGCACACAGACCCAGCTGGCGATCAGTCTCTGGCCCCACGGCCGCGGTCCTCTTCCCCATGTTAACCACCTCTCAGGCAGATTCCTCTCAACCAGCACACGTCCACAATGGCAGCGTacgtcggcagcagcagcagcagtagcagccAAGGCAACCCCCACTGACATGctacagcagcagctccgaGGTCCAGCCGCTGCCAAAGGGCAAGCCCCGCCCCTCGTCGGACGGCTTGCCGGAGAGGTACCACTCGCTCGGGTTCAAGGAGGACCTGCGGACCGGTCGTTGGATGCTGGTTCCTTGTGAGTTGCGGTTTGCCCAAGACTACGGCCCCTGCTCACGCtgcagcctcggccttcaTCCTCATGATCATCCCTATCCTCCTCTGGGCCAACCAGTGGATCCTCATCGACACGGGCATGATGGGCCCGTTCACCTGGAACCCGTTCGAGCACCTCCTCTTCGTTAGCTACAAGCTCCCGAACGGCAAGTATGTCAAGGGTCTTTACGACTTTGTCTTCATCGCATACTACATTGTGGTTTGGTCCTTGTGAGTGTGTGGAGTTTgttggcggtggcgcggcggcatgctGATCTCTCCCCTCAGCGTTCGCCAGTTTGTGACTCTCTACGTTCTGCGCCCGCTGGCCAAGTCGCTCGGTATCAAGGGCGCCAAGATCATGCGCTTCACCGAGCGTGAGTGACAGTAGTGTCGCCCATACTGACAGCGCAGAGGGCTACGCCATCTTCTACTTTGGCATCATGGGCACAGCCGGTATCGCCGTCATGCGCCAGCTGCCTACCTGGTGTAAGTCggaacgcgagcgcgcgcgaccccCGCCTAACACACGCAGGGTACAAGACCGAGTACTTCTTCATCGACTACCCCCACCGGGAGATGCCCTGGGGCCTGAAGACCTACTACCTCGTGCAGGCTGCCTACTGGTGCCAGCAGACcatcatcctcgccctcaagaTTGAGAAGCCCCGCAAGGATTtccacgagctcgtcgctcaCGTATGTCTTGGAGTCGGGCGCGGGCTTGAGCTGACCATGTCTAGCACGCCGTCACCCTGTGGCTCATTGGATGGAGCTACGGTATCTCGGTAGGTTTGATGACGAGGCACCTGGTCGCGTGGCCGACTAA
It contains:
- the FUM17_1 gene encoding Sphingosine N-acyltransferase-like protein FUM17 — protein: MSTLASPQKPQKPANRRRSSSVTNALKQIPLNQHTSTMAASSSEVQPLPKGKPRPSSDGLPERYHSLGFKEDLRTGRWMLVPSSAFILMIIPILLWANQWILIDTGMMGPFTWNPFEHLLFVSYKLPNGKYVKGLYDFVFIAYYIVVWSFVRQFVTLYVLRPLAKSLGIKGAKIMRFTEQGYAIFYFGIMGTAGIAVMRQLPTWWYKTEYFFIDYPHREMPWGLKTYYLVQAAYWCQQTIILALKIEKPRKDFHELVAHHAVTLWLIGWSYGISVGLMTRHLVAWPTNLPQLTYIGVSIFVSMDVSDIFLALAKCVNYVSESASTPFFAVFVGVWTYFRHYLNLWILWGVYTQFDLIPYDQRATWRPLEDMWMVWWMKWQIFAPIFLLQCINLFWYFLIWRILFRIVFLKVVKDERSDDESEEEEPQKTVAGADKAQ
- the FUM17_1 gene encoding Sphingosine N-acyltransferase-like protein FUM17, giving the protein MSTLASPQKPQKPANRRRSSSVTNALKQIPLNQHTSTMAASSSEVQPLPKGKPRPSSDGLPERYHSLGFKEDLRTGRWMLVPSSAFILMIIPILLWANQWILIDTGMMGPFTWNPFEHLLFVSYKLPNGKYVKGLYDFVFIAYYIVVWSFVRQFVTLYVLRPLAKSLGIKGAKIMRFTEQGYAIFYFGIMGTAGIAVMRQLPTWWYKTEYFFIDYPHREMPWGLKTYYLVQAAYWCQQTIILALKIEKPRKDFHELVAHHAVTLWLIGWSYGISLTYIGVSIFVSMDVSDIFLALAKCVNYVSESASTPFFAVFVGVWTYFRHYLNLWILWGVYTQFDLIPYDQRATWRPLEDMWMVWWMKWQIFAPIFLLQCINLFWYFLIWRILFRIVFLKVVKDERSDDESEEEEPQKTVAGADKAQ